The window CACAATGCGATTCCTATTGTCGAATCTCCATGATTGGAAAGTATGTTCAGTTCAacaactaaaatttatttaggtTTTGGATAAGGAAGATTCAGTACCAGGCAGCAGAGGCCATTTTATATGTTTTCAATATTTCAAACCCATATCAAAATGCCATCTTTTACTAGTTTTACATTTTGCTTAACTTTCTATTGGCTTTATTCTTTCCTTTATCGATGCAAAGCACTGAAGCTATTTCTGTTTAGATAACATATTGCAGtgaatttaatattttatacagcCTAGTTGAATACTTTTGCTGCACATAATTTTAATCTCTTAATTATCTATCTGTTTTCCCTTCTTATGTTTTGTTTGCACATTCGTTTCAATGATCATTTATTGCTCTTTATTCTTATCatccttttctctctttcctgTCAATAGCCAGAAAATTCTGTGCGCTACAGTGATCTACCGAAAATTGACAAGTATGCACTTTTCCAACTGGAAAATGTTGTGACTTCCATGAAGGATAGCTACGAGAACTACCAATTCTATAAAATATACCAGGTGGGTTAAGAGTTTGTTGTGCTTCATTACTTTCATTTTACAATGTGTGTGATCTCTTCTATACTTTTTGAGATTGTGTGATCGTAGTTGGTGTATGTTGGTCAATGGTCATCTTTCTGAGAAATGGGAAGTGCGCTTCATGATTATGATTTAGTGAATAAGAGTTTGATGGTCAAAAGTGAAAACTTTTAGCTTGAAAGTGGAATGTTCATTTTCTAATTACTGTCCTTTTCTGTTCTCCATTCTGGATCTTGAATGATATGTTTATTGGATTCTCAAATCACATGCACATTGAATGATTATATCATGCCATTTATATGCTCAGAATGGTATGATATGCATACATTATTAAAAGCAAATCCTATTGCTAAATCTCTATCCATGATTGGCAAAGAGCTGCATTATCATCATCTCTAGATAACGGCATGCCTGCTGCATCATTTGTTTGTCCTCTTCACACTTTTGTAACAAGAGATTATTGACTTGTGTTTCTATTTCAGATCCTCCAAAGATTTGCTATTGTTGATCTCTCCAATTTCTATTTGGATGTTGCAAAGGATCGACTCTATGTTGGGTATGGCTTTGATATCTTGTTCATTGGCCATCTGATTACGTTTCGTTACACTGAAAGCTCAGTCAATGTCATTTATTAATTTAGCTTGCCAGCTTCACAACTTTGTTTTTATCTTCTTATCAGTGGCCGAGTTAGCTTTACAAGGAAAAGCTGTCAGACAGTCCTCAGTGCGCATCTGCTCTATCTTGTTAGAGCCATTGCCCCCATTATGCCACATCTAGCTGAGGATGTATGGCAGAACCTACCGTTTCAACACACACTGGATGATGGATCTGTTGCTGAGTTTGTTTTTAATCTAAAATGGCCAGTTAAGAATGAAGAATGGCTCTCGGTTCCAAAGGATGATGTTGATTTTCTGAGTGTTATCCTCGAGGTATGCACTGTTTCTGCATAACTTTGAAGCGTTCACTTATGACAACCTCATAGGTTATATAGCTTTGCAGTTTTTTTCCTATAGGTCGAATATCAAACTTacgttaaaaaataaaactctgCCTTCAACTTGGAGACGTGCAACTCAGACAAGATTTCTTGTATACACGAGTAACTACTACTTATGATCTGAAATAGCATCATTTCTGCTAAATTACCTGATCCTATAGTTTATAGGACATTGCGGCTATTCTTGATTTCATGGTGATGAGCGAACTTGCATTTATGATTTCGTATTAAGATTAATTTCATGATTAAAAAATTCCATTACTTGGCAACAGTTGAGATCAGAGgtgaacaaaattttggagagtGCTCGAACAGGAAAGCTGATAGGCTCTAGCTTAGAGGCAAAAGTTTATCTCCACGCGGAAAATGCTAACACAGTGTCCAAACTAAAGGAGCTGGTTTCGGCAACCAATGACGCTGATGCTCTGCACCGCCTGTTTATCACATCTGAGGTAAATTCAAAACTAGAGGCTGCCCTTCTgcattcaagttttttttttacaccatCTTTCTTTGTTTCTGCAGGTGGAGATCCTTCCTTCCGTAAGCTCCGAAACTACATCTGGTGTATCCTACACTGGAACTTTTAGCAGTGAGCGCACCGGCAACATCTGGATTGGTGTGACTCGCGCCGATGGCGAAAAATGTGAGAGGTGCTGGAATTATACCCGAGACGTTGGATCTTTCCTTGACCATCCTACTCTTTGTGCCCGGTGCCACGGTGTCATTGATCTGCCACCAGTTCCTGCTGCCGCGGCTGTCAGCTGAGGCTGCTCGAGAGTGACAAGGACCACTATCAGCTTCATTTGAAGATTATAGGTGgaattaattgtttttgttcTACAATTTTGTTCCCCTCTGACCGATGATGCTAGAGGAAGGGGAAACTTGAAGAGGGTTTCGGAAACTTAGTTTCTAACTTCATTTGTTGCGTACAATAAGTTGTACCTTGATTTTTGACCATTGCTTGGCTTCCTGGAGCTGTAATTGTATATTTGTATTGCAGAACTCACACGGATTAAAGATGGAAACAGTTTTGCACACGAACTCGCATCTCCTTACTTGACGTAATGTCAGAGCGCTAGCAAACGAAGGGGCATTTTTATACAAAAATCAGGAACCAAACGAACGAGACGGTCCGAAATTCCGAATCACGTTACCAAATACTACTCCTAGCGACCCAAACGAGAGTTTTGTTTCTCTACAGAACGTATCGGCTCCTGTATTGGGCTTAGCTACAAAGTTATAATGAAGATGACGAGTTTATGAAGGCTGTATACGATAGGCTTGAGACAATAATTATGTAACTTTTTATCAATTATggttggagattcacaaatagattTCAATAATGTGTTCTTCTTATCTTAGAtgagttattttttattttaaatgctTGTTCTCAATGATTTATTGAACTACACTCTTTTTTGAGTGTAACTTTGTAATAAATTGGAAAGGCTGGGATATTCTATTCCTCTATAAAAAACGAGTTTTGTTTGGTAAAAGTCAATCGGAGGGGATAACGCAGGGTGCGAGAATTATGGCCGTTGGATCTTTAGATCTCCAAGTCTAGGCCATTCCCCCTCTCGTGGCCGGTCGCCGGAGATCCATCACCCGCCGTCGCCCGCTCTCCCCGGCGATCCTCCCCGAGCCGCGCGCTCGCTTCCCCCGTTGTCACCAACCTCCACGCAGGATCCGCACCGCCGCTTCTTCTCTGCCCCCAACCGCCCAATCCCCTATCCCTCGCGAGACTTTGCACGCTTAAGCCTTAAGCTTCTACTACCATTTGGATCCGGAGACCGGGAGAAGTTGGAGGGCACGGACTCCGGAGGCGTCACCCGCGGGAGGTCCCCTCTGCACCGGCCGGCTGCGGGCGCGGCTCTGATGGCGCACGAGCGTGGCGGCGCCGCGTCGTCCGCCGCGGCTCCCGCCACCGAGGAGGATGCGCTGTGAGTCTGTGTTGCCCAAATCCCTAGGTCCGTGTATTCCTAGTAGACGTTTCAGTCACGCTTCTGGTGTCACTTGATCTGAAGGCCGTGGCGATTGCAGCGAAATTCAGGGTCCTTCTCTTGTTAGTGTCGTGATGCGTTCAGTGTAGTCGAAAATTTGGTGGTTCACTTGGGCTCTGGCATTGCGATGTAGTACTAAATTTTGGGCGTATGCAGGGAATTGAGACTTTgagagaagggaagagaagAGCACAGGTGATGTTTGCTTGTGGTATCCCTCCAGTTGGTATTAATTCATAAAATTGGCCGTGTACATCCAAACCGGATGTAGAGGCCAGGTTTTAATCCATCTTCTAGTAGAAAATTTAATTCATAAAATGAGGAGTATAAGCAAGGGTGACATGGTGTCCATTAAGGCATTAATACAGGGTCACTTAGTTGAGCTGACTTAGCATTCACATGATTCTTCTATGACATTGTTCTAATGTTGATTTGTCTCGATGCCTTCAGGATGTATAATTCTTCTTTCATGTAGGTTTATTGACTTGCTACATGAAGCTCCTCTCTCTGGTCATCGAGAGCCTAGAAGCATTGTTGGTGGCACCTTGTACTGTATCTTGTTGGTTAGTGCAAATTTCTTAATTACCCATTGTTTTTATTTGTGATTATGCCTGAAAATTATTTCAAATGTATGAGTTCATTTGATAAATTATCTACAACAGCTAAAACATATGTATCTCTTTCTATCGCTAAACGCCATTGCCTTATGGTACTGTCATTACCCAACAAGTCCTTGTTTTGCTTCCTTTGTCCATTTTGTAATAGCTGTATTTTATTTCTCTCTCTAGGCAGGTTATGCTGCTGTGGCAGTGTCAGCCCCATGGATATTTTACCTTGTACCAGACATGATCCCCCCATTGCTATGCAGCTCCAATGTTATCATTCTGATTCTAACAGGTTCTCTTTGAGATCAGATGTGGCATGTTTCTGTTGCTGTTTTCTGTTTGCTACTCTATTTAGTTATTTTGTTGGTTCATGTTTTATCACTTACTATGACTTATGGTTTGCATGGAACATAACATAGGTATTTTTCAACAATATTGGGTTCACCAGGTCAGAAAAGTGAGATTGCAGGTATTTAAATGAAACAACTGCCTTTTGTTTTACTTCAATTGGACTCTGTtaacaccaaaatttgataCAATTCTTTAGTGGACTCTTACTTTAAACTTTGCATATTAACTAGCACATTTCTGCTTTGGATGCAGGGGTATTACGATTTTAGTGAGAAATTGAAGCGCCTTGCTCAACTTCCATTTGCCACCGTTGCTAGTGGTAAGTATAGCACCAAATAAATTTGCCCGATGCTGTAATACTAGTGcgttcttcattttttttaatgtttataACAAGTATGTCCTACTTAACTGCACTTGTTTCAACATGATTAAACTATTGTCTTTGGTATTTATTTAAGGATCTGTTAAGGAATTGAGATTTTGAGAGGTTCatatgtaaaatatttttttggcatTGAAATGACCCATTGTCCATATTCTTTTTGTTCTTTTGGCAGGCGTTGCTTCAATGCTCTTAATCATAGTCTGGCAACCTCTAGTACACATACTATCGGTTTCTTTATTGCTAAGGTACACCTTTGTAATTGCAGCTAACCTCTGCAAATTTCTCTGTTATGTCTTGAACGGAAGTTGAGGTTTATCCGGCATCTTTTGGCATGAGGTTTGGTCTGCGGATTCCCAAACAAGTTTGGGAACATGAATTATTCTCTTCTCATCCTTTCAGTGCATGTATAATTTCTTTCATTTACTATTATGCAGGATTGCTATTGTGGTTGAAGCTATATGTGCTGGATGTTTCATGAGCTTATACTTATGTGAGTCAAGTACTCAAGTCATTTGTGTCCTTGTTAGATAGTTCATCTTGACTTCTACAATTGCAGCAGTTATGCTTCCCCCAAGCAGATCCTCAGCCATGCAGGACAAACCTTGCATGCTGGAGGGTTCAAAGCCTTGTCATCATGAGTTTCGATCTcgtcattctttttttttttttgctcccaCTAAGAACAGTGTTGCTTTTCCTTAGAAATGAAAGTTTCAAGCCCGattatttgttttttctaaGATATAATGCCCACTCGGTTCTTTTTACAGGGCATATCCACAAGTACAACTCTCTGAATGGGCACCCTGATATTTTGCGGTCCTTATATTCTGCACTCCAACTCCAACCATCTAGTTCTTTGGAAGAACGAAGGTACAACATAAGGGTGTACATTAAATGCATTGAACTTTTCCTTCTTAATTTACAataaaatactacctccgttttttaatagatgacgccgttgactttttctcacatgtttgaccattcgtcttattcaaaaaaattacgtaattataatttattttgttatgagttgttttatcactcatagtactttaagtgtgatttatatcttatacatttgcataaaatttctgaataagacgaatggtcaaacatgtgagaaaaagtcaacggcgtcatctattaaaaaatggagggagtagtgtttGAAGACACGTATAAACATGTACTATGCACAGTTTCTACCACTTCAGGCTTGGCGTTTGATTTTCTGGCAGTTTGGAAAAGCATTCTTTAGTCCATGTTTATCAGAAACATCTGTATTGAACCTATATCTAGAAGGATGTGCCTTCACATGAGTTACAAGTGTTGATATGTTGCCGAATATGTCATATGTGTACTTGGCATACTGCCAGTAGAGTTTCAcaagttatttttcttttcaccaGGTATTATGATGGTCGTTTTTCTGACCAGCAAATGGCTCTGCTTCAGTACCAAAGGGAGAATATTCATTACCTGAGTGAGGAGGTACTTGGAAGATCAATGCAGTATAtccattttaaaatttgattatGTTAGATTGtgttattatttaaatatttgtaCAAGACAACAGTAGATTACTAGCATTACTATTTCATGGAGGAATTAGCTGATCCTTGTATTTAGTTCTACATTAACTTAATTGGCCAGTTCTGTAGTCAGTGCTGAAGTTCTCAATAATAATATGTTGGAACTTCCAGAAAATTTCTTGTTGAATAACCAAACCTTTTATTTTCCTGAAAGGTGCTCCGCTTGCAAGAATGCTTAAGCAAATACCAGAGAACTGATGTTGGGAGCACTCCTCAGGTCTGCACAACACTGATTGATTGTGTTGCATTAATTAACTGACCAGCTTCGTAGGTGCAAAATTAGAGAAAGGAACTTTGTAGCTATTATGTTTATGTGAATTGATGGACTTGCATCAACCCCCTTTTAATTCTACAGGCCGATCTTGCTCATCTATTAGCATCGCGTGATCAAGAACTTAGAGCACTCTCCGCTGAGGTAATTAAACCTATATTGTAATGCTATAATGCCTCTGATCACAAAACATAATTAACTTGCCTGCTTACACTCCAGTCCTTGTTATTTTGACCGCGTTGTTATCTTAAGCCAAGCAATTTTCTATATTCTGGCCAGGCAGGTCTCCAAAATCTCACCTGTCTTTGGCCTACTTTTTATGAACTCTTGCAAAAGCTATTACTATAGATGTTTATAGCACGATAATTtcttaaaattatattatagctCAACTTTGTAGCTGTAAATGATAAGTTGAGAACCATCTATTTGAGTTGTTCATCTTTAGCACCATAACTAAAGGTGTAAAGTCTTTATTAAAATTTTCATCTTCTACTAATACCATACTAATTGAATTCACAGATGAATCAAGTGCATTCAGAGCTTCAACTTGCACGTAGTCTGATTGATGAAAAGGACTCAGAGATCCAGCGCATTCGTGTGAGCAATAATCAGGTATTTTCACAAGTAACCATCAAGAGGTTTAGCTTAGCACGTGGATCATGCTTATTTTACTTATATCGTCTTCCAAACTGTTCCTGCTTGATTACAAACATGTTGGATGCAGTATATTGAAGAAAATGATAGACTCAGAGCCATTCTTGGAGAATGGAGCGCTCGAGCAGCAAAGGTACACTGGCTAAAGTTCTGTTGTGGGTTGAGTTGTACTAGCATTATCTCTCATTGTTTTGCATGTGTTCAACAGCTTGAAAGAGCACTGGAGGCAGAGCAAATATCGAGCATTGAATTACGGAAGAACATTGCAAAACTCCGAGGGCAGACTTACAAGGATCAAAACACCTGATCTCCCTTGTTTTCAGGATATATTCACCTATGGCGATGTTTGAGCAGGTTTATCAACTCTTCAGCTGCTAAAGGTGCCACCTGTGATATCCTTGAATTCCAAACCTCTAGTGATAAGAAGAGTGCCAACACAGTCCAGTTTCGCTAACAACAAAGCAAGGTACAAGATCATCACTCAATCTGATATGCATCAAGGAAAGGAAAAATGCCTTTGCTACACCTCTCTCGTGAATGTACAGATTGATGTTTGTAAATGTTGTTCGAGAGTATGGTGCAGCACTGGTTTTTTGTGCTTCTACCTGATGCTTCTACAATGACATCTTATCATGGCAAGAGTTGTGCATTGTTTTCTGAGCACTTGCGAAATGAAAAGTGAGCATTTGTGCCTAAGCTCCCCCAAAAAGGTATATCAGACTTCTAATTTCTTCTGAGTTGAGAGTATCAAATCTGTACTGCAGTCTGAGATGCTTTGCTACCCTTTGATTCAGTTTGCTTTGCTATCTTAGATTCAGTTGGCTAGTTCTTTTTCACAGTTTAGTAGCTTTATATTACATATGTCTTGGGCAATGAAGCTCATGACCAACAACCAATGTGCAAAAGCGttcttctccctccttttccttttggaCAACTGGTAGAGGGAGAAAGTTAACACCGACAAGTCAATACAGAACCAAGGAATGTTCCTGAGAATAATTTTGCTAAAATTCTACCTCGAGTTGTCCCATTCTTTATTAATCTACTTGCAAATTGTAAGGTGGAATTCCACATGTCGTTAGGACGTTAGGCCGGTAGGCCCCCATCCTTGACTATTGTTGACACTGCTATGCTTGATGCTGTCTTCTTTAATCTCTAGAAAGAAACTTGTGGGGCCTTTGGTTGTTGAAAATGCAACAACAAACGACCCTGAACAACCAGGTGCTTCAAATGAATAGGGACATTTGAGCAAATATCACATACTTCGTGCACGAGTCCAATTTGTTATAATTTTCACCATACAAAATTTTGTAGTTCTGCATCTGAACAACTTCTGAAGTTGCCTCAAGCAATAAGCAATTTGCTGCGTCTGAAATACGGCAAGCACTGATTATTGAAGGATTACTGAAGCGCCTTTTTCAAACTCACGGTAGGATTGACCTCATCTGGACCGTCCGATCGAGATCCAGCGGCTATATTCctcccaaaaaaataaaaataaaaaacgcgCCGGGTTCCAACCGTACGAGCCACGAATCCTCTCTTTCCCGGCCACCTTCCTCTCGCGTTCCACTGCatccttcctttccttcctcgAATCGAATCGAAGCTCCGCCTGCTCCGCTTCGCTTCGCCGACGACTCCGGCCGCCACCGCAACCGCACGCGGCGGCAGCCTTACCGGATCCTCCACCCCCACCCGAACCCGCGAACCCGCGTGCCCGTGCTTCACGCGCATTAAAGCGGCAGCAAGGCCACCTCCTCGCACCTCGCTCACCGCACGGCACACGCGCCCGGGGGATTTGGAAATTGGAAATTTCAGATCCCAGATCTCGTCTCGCCGATCTCGCCCTCCGCTAAGGTACGGATCCCCCGCGATCGCTGCTTGCAAGTTCAGAAATGTTGCGGCCGCGGCTGCTCAGCGCCGGATCTGTTGTGTTTTCCTGTGGTTTTTAGgtgtttgggattttttttcattttgttgtGCAATGTATGGAGTGTGAGATTACTTGTGGAAACTGATTAGTGCAATGATTTTGCAGCCATGGGTTCGGTTGTGGATGCTCCAACAGTTGTGGCTGGACAGGAGGTACGCATAATGCTATTGGTGTACTAATTTAGTAATAATTTTCCCTACTGTTTATTGGTTGAGCTTAATGAACTGCTAGATAGTTTCCTATATTATTTGAGTATGTTTTTAGAACACAACTGTTATCTGAGAATGTGCAACATGTTTTCCTTGAGGCATCAGAGATTATAAATTAGATTTCCTGATCCTTTGGCTGTGAGTTTCGCTACAGTCAAGGGCTGGAGCTTGAAATCTTGCTTCCTTTCtgtttataaatttaaaaaccaTTTATTTAGGCTAGAATATGTCGATGTATTTCTGTTGTGTATGATTCATTTAATCTTCATGTATACTATTATACCAATATAAATTTTGACTCCTTGAGTCACAACGTAAGctcatttatttgtttattcAGTTCATATCCTTGCCTCATACTGTACTATAATTTATGCCATCCATAGCTTGTCTTATGGGTGAAATCTGCCCCTCATGCAGGAGGTCACTGACAACATGTTGGGTGACAAGAAAGTTACAGTTGTATTTGTTCTAGGTAACTGCTTACCTTCTACTTTATGTTTGATTATAATGTAAGTCTCATATGAGAGGAAACGAACTTATAGGAAACTTTAGATATGCAATGAATTGACATGATAAAATTTAAGTACTTACAtagttatatattatatataaataaagagATATATTATCTTCTGTTTCTAACCAAAAATTTACACAGGTGGTCCTGGGAGTGGAAAGGGCACACAGTGTGCCAACATTGTTGAACACTTTGGATTCATTCATCTTAGTGCTGGAGACCTTTTGCGTGCAGAGATCAAATCTGGCTCTGAGAACGGGTATCTTATTTTCATTCCATAAGAAACCCAACTGTTTCCTTTTGTTTGGAACAAGCTTTTCCAAAATTCAATTTGGTTATGTTTCCTCCTTTGTTCAATTTCTGTCTGTTACTACTAAATATTTATTGTTACACTTCCATGTTTTATAGAACTATGATCGAGAACATGATAAAGGAGGGAAAGATTGTTCCATCTGAGGTAACTATAAAACTCTTGCAGGAAGCCATGATTAAAAGTGGAAATGATAAGTTCCTTATTGATGGATTTCCAAGGAACGAAGAGAATCGTGCTGCATTTGAGAACGTTGTAAGCACATCTTCTCCTTGTACTTCAAAATTTTAGATCACTTCACTCTTGGGTAGCAAACAGTCATGACTCCTTAGTAGAACGTTCTTCAGGGGCCACTCGCAGCCTgtgtacacacacacacaatgacAATGCACTAATAGCATTAATGTGTCAAATGTTTCAGACAAAAATAACTCCTGCGTTTGTGCTATTCTTCGATTGTTCTGAGGAAGAGATGGAAAGACGTCTTTTGGGACGCAATCAGGTTTTCCTCATCACTTAAGTGTATTCTCCATTCCATTTTAAACCTTACCACCTTATCGCCACATGAATAACCTGTTTTCtgcttccaactttttcttttgCAGGGAAGAGTTGACGATAACATTGAGACTATCAGGAAAAGGTTCAAAGTTTTTGTTGAATCCAGTTTGCCTGTCATTGAGTACTATAATGCAAAGGACAAGGTTAAAAAGGTACTATTGCTCTTTGAATGatgcaaaaacaacaaaaaggaTGGATAGCAATAGGTATTAGATGCTATACATTCGAAGTGGAAGTAGTAGGAGTATAATAATATGAAAGACTATTCTACCATGATATTAAAGTTTCC of the Oryza sativa Japonica Group chromosome 2, ASM3414082v1 genome contains:
- the LOC4330909 gene encoding protein FIP1 isoform 2 (isoform 2 is encoded by transcript variant 2); amino-acid sequence: MPSGCIILLSCRFIDLLHEAPLSGHREPRSIVGGTLYCILLAGYAAVAVSAPWIFYLVPDMIPPLLCSSNVIILILTGIFQQYWVHQVRKVRLQGYYDFSEKLKRLAQLPFATVASGVASMLLIIVWQPLVHILSVSLLLRIAIVVEAICAGCFMSLYLWHIHKYNSLNGHPDILRSLYSALQLQPSSSLEERRYYDGRFSDQQMALLQYQRENIHYLSEEVLRLQECLSKYQRTDVGSTPQADLAHLLASRDQELRALSAEMNQVHSELQLARSLIDEKDSEIQRIRVSNNQYIEENDRLRAILGEWSARAAKLERALEAEQISSIELRKNIAKLRGQTYKDQNT
- the LOC4330909 gene encoding protein FIP1 isoform 1 (isoform 1 is encoded by transcript variant 1); this translates as MAHERGGAASSAAAPATEEDALFIDLLHEAPLSGHREPRSIVGGTLYCILLAGYAAVAVSAPWIFYLVPDMIPPLLCSSNVIILILTGIFQQYWVHQVRKVRLQGYYDFSEKLKRLAQLPFATVASGVASMLLIIVWQPLVHILSVSLLLRIAIVVEAICAGCFMSLYLWHIHKYNSLNGHPDILRSLYSALQLQPSSSLEERRYYDGRFSDQQMALLQYQRENIHYLSEEVLRLQECLSKYQRTDVGSTPQADLAHLLASRDQELRALSAEMNQVHSELQLARSLIDEKDSEIQRIRVSNNQYIEENDRLRAILGEWSARAAKLERALEAEQISSIELRKNIAKLRGQTYKDQNT
- the LOC4330910 gene encoding UMP-CMP kinase 4 isoform 2 (isoform 2 is encoded by transcript variant 2), with the translated sequence MGSVVDAPTVVAGQEEVTDNMLGDKKVTVVFVLGGPGSGKGTQCANIVEHFGFIHLSAGDLLRAEIKSGSENGTMIENMIKEGKIVPSEVTIKLLQEAMIKSGNDKFLIDGFPRNEENRAAFENVTKITPAFVLFFDCSEEEMERRLLGRNQGRVDDNIETIRKRFKVFVESSLPVIEYYNAKDKVKKIDAAKPIPEVFEDVKAIFAPYAPNALLSGVTTNL
- the LOC4330909 gene encoding protein FIP1 isoform X1, which codes for MIPPLLCSSNVIILILTGIFQQYWVHQVRKVRLQGYYDFSEKLKRLAQLPFATVASGVASMLLIIVWQPLVHILSVSLLLRIAIVVEAICAGCFMSLYLWHIHKYNSLNGHPDILRSLYSALQLQPSSSLEERRYYDGRFSDQQMALLQYQRENIHYLSEEVLRLQECLSKYQRTDVGSTPQADLAHLLASRDQELRALSAEMNQVHSELQLARSLIDEKDSEIQRIRVSNNQYIEENDRLRAILGEWSARAAKLERALEAEQISSIELRKNIAKLRGQTYKDQNT
- the LOC4330910 gene encoding UMP-CMP kinase 4 isoform 1 (isoform 1 is encoded by transcript variant 1); the encoded protein is MGSVVDAPTVVAGQEEVTDNMLGDKKVTVVFVLGGPGSGKGTQCANIVEHFGFIHLSAGDLLRAEIKSGSENGTMIENMIKEGKIVPSEVTIKLLQEAMIKSGNDKFLIDGFPRNEENRAAFENVTKITPAFVLFFDCSEEEMERRLLGRNQGRVDDNIETIRKRFKVFVESSLPVIEYYNAKDKVKKIDAAKPIPEVFEDVKAIFAPYAPNAA